The genomic stretch ACCTGCTTGGGAGAGATCTTGATGGACGCAGCGACGCGTGCGACCACGTCGTTATAGATCTTGAAGGGATAGCGGTTGGCGACGCGCAAGCCTTCCACACACGCTTTCTCCACGCTCGGAAACATGCCGTATGCGTTCTCGTTGCTATTGAGCAGGCGGAAACCATTGACGGCAGCGGTGCGCGGCGGCTCGCCAAGCGCGATCTGTTCGAGCCCGCTGAATCCCACCGCAGCGGCGGTAGCGCCCAGGCCGAGCGTGCCGAGAAACGATCTGCGTGAAAACGACATGGCTCACCCCAGACCGCGCATTGTAGCAAGTACCGAGTACTGAGTACCGAGCGAAGAACCAAGCTCGAGACTCAGATCAGGCGCGCAGGGTGCCGCCTAGCGATTGCAATGCCTTGATGATCTGCTGTGACCAAAGAGCGACTTCGTCATCGCGCAGCGTTCGTTCGGGCGACTGGAAGGTCGCCCGCAGCAGCATGGAGTACTTGCCGGCAGAAACCGAGCCGCCGCGGAAGATTTCGACCGGAGCAAGCGCTCGCAGTTCCTCGATGCGCAGGCCGGAAATTGCGTTCTGAATGCGCTCGAAGGAAACGGTGTCGTCGAAGATGAAGGAGAAGTCGCGGTCGACCGCCGGAAAGCGCGAGATTGCCTGATATCGGATTTTGCGCAGCTCGTGGCGGAAGAGGCGCTCGAGGTCAATTTCGGCGATGTAAATCTCGGGAAGCTCCTGTGCGCTGAGACGCAGCTTGCGCTCGGCGGAGAGCTGCGGATGCAGTTGGCCGAAGCGGGCCAGCGTGGCGCCGTCCATGACCGCGCGCGCGCAACGGCCGGGATGGTAATAATCGGGCGCATTGGCGTCGAAGTAGAGAGTATTGAACTGGAACGCCCCGAGCAGCGTTTCCATGTCGCCCTTCAGGTCGAAAAACGAATACTTGCGCACAGGCGCATGAATACTGGGCGGAATCACCGAGCCGGTCGCGCCGATGCAGAGACGGCGCTGCTCTTCGGTGCGCGCTCCCAGGCTCTCGTACACCTTTCCCGACTCGAACAGCCGCACCTCCGCGTTGCCGCGGTTCAGATTGTAGGCCAGCATATTGAGCATGCTGGGAACCATGGACGTGCGCAGGACCGAGGCTTCCTCGCTGATCGGGTTGGCAATCTCGACCGCCGCTGCATCGGAGAAACGTTGCGCATCAGCGTGCGAAATGAACGTCAGCGAAACGGCCTCGCTGTAGCCCAACCCGAGCAGGGAAGTCCGAAGTTTTGCTTCTTTCCTGGCATCGGGCAGTTCGACGACGCCACCGACGAAGCCCGGCAGCGTGTTGGGGAAGCGGTCAAAGCCGTAGATGCGCGCGATTTCCTCAATCAAGTCAATTTCGCGTTCGACGTCGAGACGCCAGCTTGGCGCCTGGACGGCGAAATCCGCGGTCTCTTCCGCCACCGCGGCGTGCGCGCCGCCGGTTCCCGCAGGCGTCATGGACTGGACGGGCACGGCTACGGTCGCGCGCCCGGGGGTAACCGTGAAACCGAGGCGGCGAAGAATGCGTTGGACCTCGATCTCGGGAATGTCCTGCCCGAGATGGCGGCGCACCTCGGTACGGCGGAGTTTGAGCGAAGGGCGATCGAGCTTGCGCGGATAGGCGTCGATCTCGCCGCCTTCCACTTGGCCGCCCGCGGTTTGCAAGATGAGTTCGGCAACCCGCGCGCACGCGGTGGGCGTGATGCCGATATCGGCGCCACGCTCGAATCGATGCGAGGCGTCCGTATGCATCGCGTGCCGGCGCGCGGTGCGGCGGATCGAGGCCGGGTCAAACCACGCCGACTCGATCAGCACGTTGCGCGTCTTCTCCGTGATCATCGAATCGAAGCCGCCCATCACCCCGGCGAGCGCCACCGGCTTGACGGCGTCGGCAATGACCAGGTCCTCGACATGCAGAACGCGGTCCACGCCGTCCAGCGTCTTCAACTTCTCGCCGGGACGCGCGCGACGTACGATGATCTTGCTGCCCTCCAGCAGGTCGAGATCGAAACAATGCGTGGGATGGCCGATTTCCTGCAACGTGTAGTTGCTGGCATCCGCCGCATTGTTGATGGCGCGCGATCCGAGAAGTTCCAGGGGCTGTGCGATTTTCTCCGGCGACGGCGCAATCTTGACGTTGCGAATCACTCGCGCGGTATATCGGGCGCAGCCCTGCGAATCTTCAATTTCAATTTTGAATGCTGGAGCGCGCTCGCCCCCGAGCGCGGATGTAGCCCGGCCGCCCTCGGCCAGGACCTTGGGCGCAATCGCCTTTAAATCCTTGTCGTAGATCGCGGCGCACTCGCGGGCCACGCCGTAGTGATTCATGGCGTCCACACGGTTGGGCGTGAAGTCCACGTCGTAGACTGTCCGCGCGCCTTCGCCCTCGATGCCCTCGACCGAGATGCCGGCGAGCGTCAAGTCGTCGGCAAGCTTCCGCTCGTCGGCCGGGATTTCAACGAATTCGCGAAGCCATGTCGGGAGTATCTTCATTTCAAAATCGCGTTCGAGGTTTCGCGTTTCGAGTTTCACGTTTCACGTTTTTGAACGCGAAACATGAAACGTGCAACGCGAAACCTTACGCGAACTGCTCCAAAAACCTCACGTCCCCGTTAAAGAACAGCTGCAAATCGGTGACGCCGTAGAGCATGGCGGCGATGCGGTCAACGCCCATGCCGAAGGCGAAGCCACTGTACTTTTCCGCGTCGTAGCCGACGAAGCCATACAGCGCCGGATCCACCATGCCCGAGCCCAGTAACTCAATCCAGCCGCTGGCCTTGCAATTCGGACAGCGCGCCGCGCCCTGGTATCCGCCGCCACAAAAAATACAGGAGATCAAAACTTCCGCGCTTGGTTCGGTGAACGGAAAGAACGACGGCCGGAAGCGCGTCTTCACCGATGAGCCGAACAGCGACTTCATGGCGTGATCGAGCGAGCCCTTCAGATCGCAGAAGGTAATGTTCGTGTCCACCGCCAGGCCTTCCACCTGGTGAAACATCGGCGAATGGGTCGCGTCGGGCGCGTCGTTGCGATAGACGCGGCCGGGAATCACCACCCGCACCGGCGGCTTCTGCTTTTCCATGGTGCGGATCTGTACCGGTGAAGTGTGCGTGCGCAGCAGCAGACGATCGCGCGCAGGCTTCTGCTCCTGCCCGGCAAGAAAAATTGTGTCCTGCATGTCGCGCGCCGGGTGGTTCGGCGGAAAATTCAGCGATTCGAAGTTGTAGTAATCGGTTTCGATCTCCGGCCCTTCCGCCACCGAGTAGCCCATCGCCTTGAACACTCCGATGATGTCGTTCATGGTGCGGATGATCGGGTGCTCCGCGCCAAGCGGACGGCGGATGCCAGGAAGGGTGACGTCAACGCGATCGACGCGGAGCTTATCGTCGGAAGCGGCGCCGGAAACCCGCTCCCGCGTTTGCTCAACTACGGCTTCGACCTTGGCCTTCACCTCGTTGACGCGCCGCCCGACCTCGCGCTTTTGCGGGCCTGGCGCGGCTTTCAGCCATAGGTCGTTGACCTGCGTCAGAACGCCGTTCTTGCGCGCCATCCAGCGGTCGCGGAACTCCTTCCATGAACTTTCGTCGGAAACCTCGCGCGCTTCTTCGTCAAGCGCGCACACCAGTTGTGCGACGGCCCGTTCGAGAGCCTCGGGCGAATAGTCGTCGAGTTTGGGAACTGTATACATGAAAATCAAACCGCGGATTGACGCGGATCTTCGCGGATTCTTTTTCGGATGTTCGATCCGCGTTCATCCGCGCAAATCCGCGGCTGGATTTTTCCGGTTACGCCGCGGGTGCGCTCTTGGCCTGCTCCGCGAGCTTGGCAAATCCCGCCGGATCGTTGACCGCGAGGTCGGCCAGGATCTTGCGGTCCAGTTCCACGCCCGCGCGTTTCAGGCCGCTGATAAACCGGCTGTAGCTCAAACCGTTGAGCTTGGCGGCCGCGCCGATGCGCACGATCCACAGCGAGCGGTACTGCCGCTTCTTCTGGCGGCGTCCGGCATAGGCAAATTTCAGCGCGCGCTCGACCGACTCTTTCGCCGAGCGATAGAGCTTGGATTTTGTGAGGTAATAACCAGAGGCGCGTTCGAGGATCTTTTTGCGCTTGGCACGACGCTTGGTGCCGCGTTTGACGCGAGGCATTTAGTAGCTCCTTTTCTTGCGTTCACGTTTCGAGGTTTTCATGTTTCACCCGCAACTAGACAACATGAAAATCGAAACTTTTTTCCTGGCGGCTGGAGGCAGGAGTGAGACTCAAACCTCTTCACACGCCCGAAAGTTTCAGAGTTTCAATATTTCAAAGTTTCACGTTGCTCAGCGCTGAAACTTTGAAACCTCTGAAACCTTGCAACGTTAATACGGAATCATCCGCTTTACTTTTTTCTCGTCCGCCTTATCCATGATGACGTCGCGGTCGAGGTGACGTTTCTTCTTTGTCGTCTTGGTGGTCAGGATGTGCCGCGCCTTGGCGTGTCCGCGCTTGATCTTGCCGGTCGCGGTTTTCTTGAAACGCTTGGCGGCGCCACTGTGTGTCTTCAGTTTCGGCATAACTCCCCTGTTGATCGGGTAATTGCGAAATCGGGTAATTGGGTAAAGTGATCCTGACTTGCCTGACTGGAGGCGGTGCAGACACTACCCTCCGCGAACTTTACGCGAATTGGTTATTGTATCAAAGTTGCCGGCTCGGATTGGTGGCGGATGAGGGCGCTGCCCCACAATCCGCACACGAATCGGGCACAATTACCCGATTGCCAAATTACCCAACTAGCAATTTCTACGCGCTGGGCGCGGCTTGCGGTGGCGGCTGCTGTGCCTGCGGCGGACGCGGCGGCTTCGGCTTGGTTTCCGGTTTTGCCTTTGCCGGAGCCAAAATCGCGTGCAGCGTGTTACCTTCCTGCCGCGGCCGGAACTCCACGATCGCCTTGTCCCCCAAGTCGGTAATCAGCCGTTCCAGGATCTGGCGTCCCAGGCTCTGGCGCGTCATTTCCCGCCCACGGAAAAAGATCGTCGCCTTGACCTTGTCACCCTCTTCAAGGAACCGGATAGCGTGGTTTTTCTTCGTCTGGTAATCGTGCTCGTCCACGTTGATGCGGAACTTGACCTCTTTGACGGTGATGACCTTCTGGTGCTTCTTGGCTTCACGTTCCTGCTTTTCTTTCTGGTACAGGAACTTGCCGAAATCCATGATGCGGACCACTGGAGGCTGGGCGGTGGGAGAAATTTCCACCAGGTCAAGGCTCTTTTCGCGGGCCATCTTGAGCGCTTCGTAGGGGGGCATGACGCCGACCTGCTTGCCTTCGTCGTCAATCACGCGGACTTCGCGGGCGCGAATCCGATCGTTGGTGCGAATGTACCTCTTGTCGATGCAAAGCCTCCTGGGGGCGCAACAGGTCTAGGAAGTATAGCACGCAGGCAGCAACCGGAATGGCTGTATTGACGGGCTACTCGGCAGTTCGATAAATCGTAACTCAGTAGCTCAGTAGCTCAGTAATCTCCTATGCGGTACGGAGCTGCTGAGTTACTCATTGGGCGGACGCTTGTTCAGCACCGGGCTGTCCCGACTCCCGGTTTCGGTATTGCTCACCGGCGCCGGCTTCCAGGCGGATGCGTTCTCGGGCGCGATCGGGCTGACACCGAAGTCCCAGACGTACATGTTGACGTCTTTGCCCAGCATCTCCACCAGCGCATACTCGCCGGGTTCCAGCGGCTGTGCCGGCACCACCTCGATCCATTGTGCGTTCAGCGGCCGGGAGCGCGTCTGGACGTAATTCTCCTTCTGGCTGACCTTGCCGTAGACAGCGACCTCGATGGCCCCGACTACGCGCGCATCCTTTTTGGGCGTGGCGCGCACGATGCGGAAATGGTCGGAAAAATCGTGAGCCGCGGGACCGTTGCGCGCGTCCTGGTCCATGTCAATGTTGACGTAAATCACCGGTTGCGGCACATGCGACTGCACCGAGGCATGCGTGCCCTTGATCTCGATCGTCTGCTTTGCCTTGGCCAGCGGGTTGATGGCCGCGCGCAGCACGTTGCTCTTGCGGTTCTGGTTGATCTCGCCGCCGTTCTGCACCAGTTCAATCAACTCGGGGTTGTCGCGATAGATGTCCAGCAGGTAGATGCCGCCCTGTGACGGCAGGCGCAGCCCGGGCTTGATCTCCGGCGATTTCTCTTCTTCCTTCTTGCGTTCTGCCTCTTCTTCGGCATCGACGGCGGCGGCTTCCAGGTTCTTTTTCGGTTGCGCTTGCCCAAGCTCGTATTTCCGGGTGGCCTCCCAATCCACCAGCGCGGTGGGAATGTCCTCCCACTCGGAGCGTTCGGCGCTCATGTAGTGCACGCGGTCTCCGATAATCTCGCATTTTCCGGTCACCTGGTAATTGCCGTCGGTGAGGACGATGCGATGGTGCTGGTCATCGGGACGAGAGAACGGGCAGGGTTTTCCCGCCGCTTCGGCCGGTGTGGTCGCCGTTTTTGGCGTGGTCTTATGCCGCCCGGTTCGCTGGGCCGACGAGGAGATCGAGAACGCAACCGTGAATATCAACAGGCAAACCCGAAATTGCGCAAGCAACCGCATCATGAAATTATCCGCTTTCTCCGGACGGTCTGCACAGTTAGACCGCCGTTGGCTCGCCAAAGTCGCGGTCCTGCACCAGTTCTGGTGCAATCGCGACCGTTCCTTTCCGCCCCGTTTTCTGCCATAATTGGTCGTGCACCCCTCTAGCGGTACCCAGGCACAGACCACCCACGGCCTGGGGAAAGTATCCTCAAAAAATTGCCGAATTGACCAGGCTTGTGTGCTGTTCGATTCCGCGCTTCCGCAGTTCTGCAATTCCGCAATCCACAACAGGGCGAGGTCAACCAATAATGTCGGCTAAGTACATCTTCGTCACCGGTGGTGTGGTTTCTTCACTGGGCAAGGGATTGGCCGCGGCTTCCATCGGATGTCTGCTGGAGAGCCGCGGTCTCAAGGTCAACCTGCAGAAATTCGATCCTTATCTCAACGTCGATCCCGGCACCATGTCGCCATTCCAGCACGGCGAAGTTTTTGTCACTGACGATGGCGCCGAAACCGACCTCGATCTCGGCCACTACGAACGCTTTACCCACGCCAAGCTGACCCGCGACAACAACTGGACCACCGGCCGCATTTACGAGCAGATCATCGCCAAGGAGCGCCGCGGCGATTATCTCGGCAAGACCGTGCAAGTGATTCCGCACGTGACCAACGAGATCAAGGCAGCGATGAAAAAGGTATCGCAGGACGTGGACGTGTGCATCGTCGAGATCGGCGGCACCGTCGGCGATATCGAATCACTGCCCTTCATCGAGGCCATCCGCCAAATGCGCCAGGACCTGGGCCGCGAGAACACCCTGTTCGTGCACGTTACGCTGGTGCCGTTCATCGGCGTTGCCGGCGAACTGAAGACCAAGCCGACGCAGCACTCGGTGAAGGAATTGCTCAGCGTCGGAATTCAGCCCGACATCCTGCTGTGCCGCACCGACCGCTTTCTGTCCAAGGACATCAAGAGCAAGATCGCCCTGTTCTGCAACGTGGAAGAAGAAGCGGTCATCACCGCCATTGACGTCAACTCGGTTTACGAGGTACCGCTGACCTTCTCGCATGAGGGCGTGGATAAGCTGGTGCTGAAATACCTGCACATCGACGGCGGCGTGCGTGACATCAGCCGCTGGGAAGAACTGGTCAACCGCGTCAACAATCCCAAGGACGAGGTTTCCATCGGGCTGGTCGGCAAGTATGTCGAGTACGAAGACTCCTACAAATCGCTGAAGGAAGCCCTGGTGCACGGCGCGCTGTCGCAGAATTTGAAATTGAACGTCTCCTGGATTGAGGCCGAAGGGCTGGAGACAAAGGGCGATGAATTCGAATCGCAGCTCGAAGGCTACGATGGCATCCTGGTTCCCGGCGGGTTCGGCAAGCGCGGCATTGCCGGCATGCTGAACGGAATCCGCTTCGCCCGCGAGCACAAGGTGCCGTACTTTGGCATCTGCCTCGGCATGCAGACCGCCTGCATCGAGTTCGCGCGCGATGTCTGCGGCCTGGAGAACGCCAACTCCAGCGAGTTCGATCCCGCCACGCCTCATCGAATCATTTACAAGCTGCGCGAGTTACGCGGCGTCGAAGAACTGGGCGGCACCATGCGGCTGGGCGCGTGGCAGTGCAAGCTGGAGCCGGGCTCGCTCGCGGCCAAGGCATATGGAAGCCAGGAGATCAGCGAACGCCACCGCCATCGCTACGAGTTCAACCAGGAATATCGCGAGCAGATGTGCTCCGCCGGGATGCGCGTCACCGGCATTACGCCCGACGGCACTTATGTCGAGATCGTCGAGCTGCCGCAGGAAGAGCATCCCTATTTTCTCGGTTGCCAGTTCCACCCCGAGTTCAAGTCGAAACCGCTGGAACCGCACCCGCTGTTCGTGTCCTTCATCAAGGCGGCGTATGAAAACCGCCTGCGGCGCAAGGAGCAGAAGGCGGCGAACGAGGTGGAGATGTTCATGCGGCCGGAGAAGATAACGCGGTCATAGAATGTTTCAACGTTGCAAAGCAGCAAAGTTTCAACGTTAGCAGTGGACGTTTTTCTTTGAAACTTTGAAACGTGAAACTTTGAAACTTTTGAAACCTGCTTCCTTCAAACTCGGCGACCTAACCATCGGCGATGGCGGGCTCCTCCTCATCGCCGGACCGTGCGTCATCGAGTCGGAAGAACACGCCATCCGGATGGCGGAATGCATCAACGGCGTAGCTCGCGCGCTGCGCATCCCTTTCATCTTCAAAGCCAGTTACGACAAGGCGAACCGCACTTCGCTGAAGAGCTATCGCGGGCCCGGAATTGCCGAAGGACTGCGCATCCTGGGCAAAATCCGCGACACGGTGCACCTCCCGGTGCTTACCGACGTGCACGACGCCCACGACGTCAAAATCGTCTCTGATTTCGTGGATGTGCTGCAGATTCCGGCGTTTCTCTGCCGCCAGACCGACCTGCTGGTCGCCGCCGCCAAAACGGGCAAGGTCATCAACATCAAGAAAGGCCAGTTCGTGTCGCCGTGGGACATGCGCCACGCGGTAGAGAAGGTGCGCGAGTCCGGCAACGACCGCGTTCTGCTCACCGAACGCGGTTCATCCTTCGGCTACAACAATCTCGTTGTGGACATGCGCTCGCTGCCGATCATGCGCAAGCTGGCGCCGGTGGTCTTCGACGCGACGCACTCCGTGCAACTTCCGTCCGCAGGGTCGGACAATGTCGCCCAGGCGCCGTCGGCCGGGTCGGACGACGGTACCGTCCAATCCGGCGGCCAGCCTGAATTCATTCCGATCCTTGCGCGCGCTGCGGTAGCAGCTGGTGTGGACGGAATCTTTGTCGAGGTGCACGACAACCCCGCCGCCGCGCTCTCCGACGGCGCCAATGCTCTCGACCTGAAGTGGCTTCGCCCGGTGCTGACCGAATTGCTGGCCGTGCACGGAGCACTGCAGAACGCCATCGCGGCAGATAAGCAGAATTGATTTTTACAGGGCGACGACTTGCTGGATAAGCGAGTCCTTCAGCAGGCGTTCCGTCTTTCCATTCGCTTGCCGCAGAAAAAGTGCGCTGCCGTTGGAGTAAAGCAGCGAGCCATCCGGGCAGAGGTCGAAGTGCACGACGCCGCGCTCCAGCACTTCGGTGGCGCCGCTCGCGTCCTGCTTCACCAGTTCCCAGGTTTTCGGTACCAGCGCGGGGGCATCGTCGCCGTTGGTTTCGCGCGCCGCTTTCTGCGCGTTGATGAGGTTTCCCCAGATCATCATCTGCCGGACGTCGGCCTCGCGCTGCGCCGTGCCGCCCGCCGCGGTCAGCGTCTTGCCCGTGTAGCGCATGCTGAAGAAATTGATGTACTGGAAAATGGCGTACAGCAGCCGGAAGGGCAGCAGAACAAAATCGAGCGCCACGCGCAGCGGGTTCATCTTCGGCGTAAGCGTCTGGTACGGCCGGCGGATGTAATACAGCGTGCCATCCGCCGCGACCTTCGGTCCCAGCAGATCGAAATGCGGGTCCTGGGCGAGAGTGGTTACCTGCCCGCCTTCGATGTCGAGCTTCTGGATGGCGAACGGCCCGCGTCCCACCGCATAACCGCCTGGCGTGCGCGCCATGCCCGCGGACTGGTAAACGATTTCGTTGGCTGACGTCCACGTGGGCGATTCATCCTGCGTGTCGCCTTGCGTGACCTCGGCCATGCCGCTGCCGTCGGCGCCGATCACGGCGATGGTCGAGCTGCCGTTGCGGTGGTTGCAGACGCACGCGATGCGGTCGCCGAGACCATAGGCAGTGTCACTAACGCGGTAATCGTTGGTGTGGAATAGTCTCTGCTCCACGCCGTCGCGGACGCGGAACAGGCCGCCGACCTCGGGCGTGGTCAGGGCATAGAACAGTTCGCCGCTGCGGGAGCCGCGCGTGACGCCGGTGATGCGGATCGGGATCTCGGCGGGATCGCGATCGCCCATGCCCCACAGCGCGCCGCCGCCGCGCATGAACTGCGCGCCGCGTCCGGCCGTTTTCCACTCGTAGCGTTGGTGCAGTTCCAGCATGCGCCGGCGCATGGATTGGCCAAACTGGCTCTCCACGATCTGCGCCGTGCCATTGCCGTCCTGCACGTGCAGCTTGCCTGCTGCCAGGTACGCCACCGCTTGTCCCTGTTCCACCGGCATAGCAGCGCCATGCTACCAGCGTACGGGAAAGTCCAAGCATTACTAAGGTAAGTGAACGTGCACAGTGGGTAAATGCGGTATAAACAGAATGTGATTCGTTTTGTGGTTCGACTTGTTTGTTGGTTATGCGTCTGGACGCTCGCCTGCGCCGCGCAAACGCTGCCGCTCGGACTGGGCGCTGCGGTCGAGCAGTGGAAGGCTGCCGTCACCGTCGGTGACAACGCCGCGCTGCTGGCGCTCTATTCGACCAACCCGCCGGCATCAATCGTCTCTTCCGACGGCAAGCAGCAGTTTCCGGTCAGCGCCGAGACCGACTTCTGGTCCCAAACCCGTGCCGCGGGCATGAAGCAGCCGGCGGTGAGCGTTCTGAATGCCGAAAGCAAGAACGGCATGATGATCCTCAGCGTGGAGGTCGCCTTTCGCGCCAGCACCCCGTCCGGCGTGCGCCAACGCTACGTGCTCGAACAGCAAGGCTGGATGCAGCAGCCGCAGGGTTGGCGCATCGCCGTGAGCAGTCACACGCCGGTGCTGAAAATGCGCCCGGTGGGAAAACTGAACCCGCATCTCTACGAAAAAGACGCCGACGCCAAGGCAGAGATTCGCGAGGCCCTGGCCAAGGCGGCGCGAGCGCACAAGCGCGTGCTGCTCGTCTTCGGCGGCAACTGGTGCTACGACTGCCACGTGCTCGACGCCGCCTTTCACCAGTCGGACGTCTCCCCCCTGCTCCATGCCAACTTCCTGGTTGTTCACGTCGATATCGGAGAGATGAACAAGAACCTCGACGTGGCCCAGAAGTACGGCGTGCCTATCGAAAAAGGTGTTCCCGCGCTGGCCGTGCTCGCGCCCGACGGCACATTGCTCTATAGCCAGCAGCATGGCGAATTCGAATCCGCGCGCAGCATGGATCCCGACGACCTGCTCGCCTTTCTGAAGAAATGGAAACCAGCCGCGGCCCGCTGATCTGCTAACATCGCCTGTCTCCCATGCCCGCAAAGACCGGCGAAAATGTCGTTCGCATTGAGGCTGACGCGCTGCGCGCGCTCGCCGATCGTCTGGCAGGCACGATGGCGAAGGCTTTCGCCGATGCCGTGGAATGTCTCTACTCCTGCGGCGGACGCGTGGTCGTAACCGGCATGGGAAAAAGCGGGCTGGTCGCGCGCAAGATCGCCGCCACGCTGTCGTCCACCGGCACACCATCATTGTTCATGCACCCGGTCGAAGCCCTGCACGGAGACCTGGGGATGATCGTGCGCGGCGATGTCGTACTCGCGCTGTCGCAGAGCGGCGACTCCGAGGAGATACTCTCCCTGGTTCCCAACATCAAGCGCCTCGACGTGAAATTGCTGGCGATGACCGGCGCGGTGCGCTCCACGCTGGCGCAGGCCGCAGACATCGTGTTGGATTGCTCCGTGGCGCAGGAGGCCTGCAGCCTGGGGCTGGCGCCCACGGCATCTACTACTACCATGGTCGCGCTCGGTGACGCGCTGGCGGTCGCGCTGGCCGAGAAGCGCGGATTTAAAGAAGAAGATTTTGCCGATCTCCATCCCGGCGGCAAGCTGGGCAAGAAACTGGCGCGCGTCTCCCGGCTGATGCACACCGGCGAAGCCATCCCTCGCGTCGCAGCGCAGACGCCGATGTCGCAGGTGATTTACGAGATGTCGCGCAAACATCTCGGCATCACTACTGTCACGGACGGTGACACCCTGCTCGGAATCATCAGCGATGGTGACCTCCGCCGCCTGCTGGAGCGCCGCGGCAAGGACGTGCTCGACCTTGCGGCCGGCGACTGCATGACCCGCAACCCCAAAACGATCCGGCCGGAGGCCTTTGCCACCGCCGCACTCAACATCATGG from Terriglobales bacterium encodes the following:
- a CDS encoding phenylalanine--tRNA ligase subunit beta, encoding MKILPTWLREFVEIPADERKLADDLTLAGISVEGIEGEGARTVYDVDFTPNRVDAMNHYGVARECAAIYDKDLKAIAPKVLAEGGRATSALGGERAPAFKIEIEDSQGCARYTARVIRNVKIAPSPEKIAQPLELLGSRAINNAADASNYTLQEIGHPTHCFDLDLLEGSKIIVRRARPGEKLKTLDGVDRVLHVEDLVIADAVKPVALAGVMGGFDSMITEKTRNVLIESAWFDPASIRRTARRHAMHTDASHRFERGADIGITPTACARVAELILQTAGGQVEGGEIDAYPRKLDRPSLKLRRTEVRRHLGQDIPEIEVQRILRRLGFTVTPGRATVAVPVQSMTPAGTGGAHAAVAEETADFAVQAPSWRLDVEREIDLIEEIARIYGFDRFPNTLPGFVGGVVELPDARKEAKLRTSLLGLGYSEAVSLTFISHADAQRFSDAAAVEIANPISEEASVLRTSMVPSMLNMLAYNLNRGNAEVRLFESGKVYESLGARTEEQRRLCIGATGSVIPPSIHAPVRKYSFFDLKGDMETLLGAFQFNTLYFDANAPDYYHPGRCARAVMDGATLARFGQLHPQLSAERKLRLSAQELPEIYIAEIDLERLFRHELRKIRYQAISRFPAVDRDFSFIFDDTVSFERIQNAISGLRIEELRALAPVEIFRGGSVSAGKYSMLLRATFQSPERTLRDDEVALWSQQIIKALQSLGGTLRA
- the pheS gene encoding phenylalanine--tRNA ligase subunit alpha, giving the protein MYTVPKLDDYSPEALERAVAQLVCALDEEAREVSDESSWKEFRDRWMARKNGVLTQVNDLWLKAAPGPQKREVGRRVNEVKAKVEAVVEQTRERVSGAASDDKLRVDRVDVTLPGIRRPLGAEHPIIRTMNDIIGVFKAMGYSVAEGPEIETDYYNFESLNFPPNHPARDMQDTIFLAGQEQKPARDRLLLRTHTSPVQIRTMEKQKPPVRVVIPGRVYRNDAPDATHSPMFHQVEGLAVDTNITFCDLKGSLDHAMKSLFGSSVKTRFRPSFFPFTEPSAEVLISCIFCGGGYQGAARCPNCKASGWIELLGSGMVDPALYGFVGYDAEKYSGFAFGMGVDRIAAMLYGVTDLQLFFNGDVRFLEQFA
- the rplT gene encoding 50S ribosomal protein L20, with amino-acid sequence MPRVKRGTKRRAKRKKILERASGYYLTKSKLYRSAKESVERALKFAYAGRRQKKRQYRSLWIVRIGAAAKLNGLSYSRFISGLKRAGVELDRKILADLAVNDPAGFAKLAEQAKSAPAA
- the rpmI gene encoding 50S ribosomal protein L35, producing the protein MPKLKTHSGAAKRFKKTATGKIKRGHAKARHILTTKTTKKKRHLDRDVIMDKADEKKVKRMIPY
- the infC gene encoding translation initiation factor IF-3, translated to MDKRYIRTNDRIRAREVRVIDDEGKQVGVMPPYEALKMAREKSLDLVEISPTAQPPVVRIMDFGKFLYQKEKQEREAKKHQKVITVKEVKFRINVDEHDYQTKKNHAIRFLEEGDKVKATIFFRGREMTRQSLGRQILERLITDLGDKAIVEFRPRQEGNTLHAILAPAKAKPETKPKPPRPPQAQQPPPQAAPSA
- a CDS encoding CTP synthase; translation: MSAKYIFVTGGVVSSLGKGLAAASIGCLLESRGLKVNLQKFDPYLNVDPGTMSPFQHGEVFVTDDGAETDLDLGHYERFTHAKLTRDNNWTTGRIYEQIIAKERRGDYLGKTVQVIPHVTNEIKAAMKKVSQDVDVCIVEIGGTVGDIESLPFIEAIRQMRQDLGRENTLFVHVTLVPFIGVAGELKTKPTQHSVKELLSVGIQPDILLCRTDRFLSKDIKSKIALFCNVEEEAVITAIDVNSVYEVPLTFSHEGVDKLVLKYLHIDGGVRDISRWEELVNRVNNPKDEVSIGLVGKYVEYEDSYKSLKEALVHGALSQNLKLNVSWIEAEGLETKGDEFESQLEGYDGILVPGGFGKRGIAGMLNGIRFAREHKVPYFGICLGMQTACIEFARDVCGLENANSSEFDPATPHRIIYKLRELRGVEELGGTMRLGAWQCKLEPGSLAAKAYGSQEISERHRHRYEFNQEYREQMCSAGMRVTGITPDGTYVEIVELPQEEHPYFLGCQFHPEFKSKPLEPHPLFVSFIKAAYENRLRRKEQKAANEVEMFMRPEKITRS
- the kdsA gene encoding 3-deoxy-8-phosphooctulonate synthase; this translates as MKLLKPASFKLGDLTIGDGGLLLIAGPCVIESEEHAIRMAECINGVARALRIPFIFKASYDKANRTSLKSYRGPGIAEGLRILGKIRDTVHLPVLTDVHDAHDVKIVSDFVDVLQIPAFLCRQTDLLVAAAKTGKVINIKKGQFVSPWDMRHAVEKVRESGNDRVLLTERGSSFGYNNLVVDMRSLPIMRKLAPVVFDATHSVQLPSAGSDNVAQAPSAGSDDGTVQSGGQPEFIPILARAAVAAGVDGIFVEVHDNPAAALSDGANALDLKWLRPVLTELLAVHGALQNAIAADKQN
- a CDS encoding thioredoxin family protein, with the translated sequence MVRLVCWLCVWTLACAAQTLPLGLGAAVEQWKAAVTVGDNAALLALYSTNPPASIVSSDGKQQFPVSAETDFWSQTRAAGMKQPAVSVLNAESKNGMMILSVEVAFRASTPSGVRQRYVLEQQGWMQQPQGWRIAVSSHTPVLKMRPVGKLNPHLYEKDADAKAEIREALAKAARAHKRVLLVFGGNWCYDCHVLDAAFHQSDVSPLLHANFLVVHVDIGEMNKNLDVAQKYGVPIEKGVPALAVLAPDGTLLYSQQHGEFESARSMDPDDLLAFLKKWKPAAAR
- a CDS encoding KpsF/GutQ family sugar-phosphate isomerase codes for the protein MPAKTGENVVRIEADALRALADRLAGTMAKAFADAVECLYSCGGRVVVTGMGKSGLVARKIAATLSSTGTPSLFMHPVEALHGDLGMIVRGDVVLALSQSGDSEEILSLVPNIKRLDVKLLAMTGAVRSTLAQAADIVLDCSVAQEACSLGLAPTASTTTMVALGDALAVALAEKRGFKEEDFADLHPGGKLGKKLARVSRLMHTGEAIPRVAAQTPMSQVIYEMSRKHLGITTVTDGDTLLGIISDGDLRRLLERRGKDVLDLAAGDCMTRNPKTIRPEAFATAALNIMEQKKITSLAVVDDNGRLQGVIHLHDLWGTEMV